The following coding sequences are from one Microbacterium sp. SORGH_AS_0969 window:
- a CDS encoding DUF2848 domain-containing protein codes for MSILEFEIIGEDTLVTVDVQHLYNAGYAGRDQAAVRHHIDELAELGVPAPTTIPSLYPVSSYLARQGDLVEAQHERTSGEAEWGIVIAGPAADDVLLTVACDHTDRALEVHGVAWSKNAGPDVLGRRAWRLSSLGGRADDLRLRAWVGTERTLIQDGRVGELLSPQYWLDVLAERGERQAGVALISGTIPMIAGVDQFTDRWEVELLDETTGESSVVRYDVERMPTPIG; via the coding sequence GTGAGCATTCTGGAGTTCGAGATCATCGGCGAGGACACCCTCGTCACCGTCGACGTGCAGCACCTGTACAACGCCGGGTACGCCGGTCGTGACCAGGCCGCCGTGCGGCACCACATCGACGAACTCGCGGAGCTCGGGGTGCCCGCGCCGACGACGATCCCGTCGCTGTACCCGGTGTCGTCCTACCTCGCCCGGCAAGGCGACCTGGTCGAGGCTCAGCACGAGCGCACCTCGGGCGAGGCCGAGTGGGGCATCGTCATCGCGGGTCCCGCGGCCGACGACGTGCTGCTGACCGTGGCCTGCGACCACACCGACCGCGCCCTCGAGGTGCACGGTGTGGCGTGGAGCAAGAACGCCGGTCCCGACGTGCTCGGGCGTCGGGCATGGCGCCTGTCGTCGCTGGGCGGGCGCGCCGACGATCTGCGCCTGCGAGCCTGGGTGGGTACCGAGCGCACCCTCATTCAGGACGGCCGCGTGGGCGAACTGCTGTCGCCGCAGTACTGGCTCGACGTGCTCGCCGAGCGCGGTGAGCGGCAGGCGGGTGTCGCCCTCATCTCGGGCACCATCCCGATGATCGCCGGCGTCGACCAGTTCACCGACCGCTGGGAGGTCGAGCTGCTCGATGAGACCACCGGGGAGTCCAGCGTCGTCCGCTACGACGTCGAACGGATGCCGACGCCGATCGGCTGA
- a CDS encoding HAD-IA family hydrolase, with product MPSPCQLPDPLAVVVAGTAGSGKSTLGRAIAERLRAPLIDLDSVTTPLLDALPAGVLGDHWLTSPHAAAIRAGRYAALRATAADALSTAGRVVVVAPFTAELAGGAEWEALRAALAPAEPHVIHVDGDPAVLASRRASRGASRDAHRPETAPVAPAIPVITVDAELSTAQQLARVLPALGLRRPVDTSADIFTREFDAVLFDLDGTLVDSTASVVRSWRRFAEHFEVSMEALHANHGQPARTLVGHLLPSDRHAEAIAHVTDLEVTDAVGLRPIRGAAEFFASVPAERRAIVTSGSVPIATARLAAAGYAQPAVFVTVDDVVNGKPHPEPFLTAAARLGVDPSRCLVVEDAPAGIAAARAAGCAVLALTGTTADEELTADLVVDGLDAVRLEVTASGALRLAPAPPLV from the coding sequence ATGCCGTCGCCGTGTCAACTTCCCGATCCGCTCGCCGTCGTCGTCGCCGGGACCGCCGGGAGCGGCAAGAGCACGCTCGGCCGCGCGATCGCCGAGCGGCTCCGGGCGCCCTTGATCGACCTCGACAGCGTCACGACGCCCCTGCTCGACGCCCTGCCTGCGGGGGTGCTCGGCGACCACTGGCTCACCTCGCCGCACGCCGCCGCGATCCGCGCCGGACGCTACGCCGCACTTCGCGCCACGGCGGCGGATGCACTGTCCACGGCCGGCCGCGTCGTGGTCGTCGCCCCCTTCACCGCGGAGCTCGCGGGCGGCGCTGAGTGGGAAGCGCTGCGCGCGGCTCTCGCCCCCGCCGAGCCGCACGTCATCCACGTCGACGGAGACCCCGCGGTGCTGGCATCCCGTCGCGCCTCCCGGGGAGCGTCCCGTGACGCGCACCGCCCCGAAACCGCGCCCGTCGCACCCGCGATCCCGGTGATCACCGTGGATGCGGAACTCTCGACCGCGCAGCAGCTGGCCCGGGTGCTCCCTGCGCTCGGGCTCCGCCGGCCGGTCGACACGAGCGCAGACATCTTTACCCGCGAGTTCGACGCCGTGCTCTTCGACCTCGACGGGACACTGGTCGACTCCACGGCATCCGTCGTCCGCTCCTGGCGCCGGTTCGCCGAGCACTTCGAGGTGTCGATGGAGGCCCTGCACGCCAATCACGGACAGCCCGCGCGCACGCTCGTGGGGCATCTGCTGCCCTCCGACCGGCACGCCGAGGCGATCGCGCACGTCACCGATCTCGAGGTGACGGATGCCGTGGGCCTGCGGCCGATCCGCGGCGCCGCGGAGTTCTTCGCCTCGGTGCCCGCCGAACGTCGAGCAATCGTGACGTCGGGGTCGGTGCCGATCGCGACGGCTCGCCTCGCTGCGGCCGGCTACGCGCAGCCCGCGGTGTTCGTCACGGTCGACGACGTCGTCAACGGCAAGCCGCACCCGGAGCCGTTCCTCACCGCCGCCGCCCGCCTCGGCGTCGACCCGTCACGCTGCCTCGTCGTCGAGGACGCCCCGGCCGGCATCGCCGCAGCACGGGCCGCGGGGTGCGCGGTGCTGGCGCTGACCGGCACCACGGCCGATGAGGAGCTGACCGCCGACCTCGTCGTGGACGGCCTGGATGCCGTGCGGCTCGAGGTCACGGCATCCGGGGCGCTGCGTCTGGCTCCGGCCCCGCCCCTCGTGTGA
- a CDS encoding FGGY family carbohydrate kinase, giving the protein MQDTGDMATGPSRLHAGIDLGSTGIKMLVIDDAGTELAAAQVPTPWRVGEGGTTDIDAGDLLAAVRALIDLVDAELAPLTADPLTSLAVAGMGETGILIDADGVAAGPGFAWFDPRGWEQIAAFPAVVREEFAGRTGLPLGAQVSVAKLAWLRDQGTSLQGLRWLDLPEFVVAALGGDVALELSLASRTGLIDQDSGAAWPAMLDALGVDADLLPPLRGGGLPWGVASDALGPRVAGAALAVAGHDHLVAAQANGTLDADGYHVSLGTAEVLLRVLDAPLGFAARQRLADALINEVRHVVPGKHVLVAGVKTGLLLRRALHAAGISDRAGRDALDDAVMALSYEGELPAGAIEVTGARNDDGVLRLTLHAEASPAEIFGAVLRHSNDEIAQLIAAMDREVAPATHSTLTGGWAGMASVRRARAEVLPNPSLSTREQDVAYGAADMARRLVSASVPS; this is encoded by the coding sequence ATGCAAGACACCGGTGACATGGCGACGGGCCCCTCGCGCCTCCACGCGGGCATCGATCTCGGCAGCACGGGCATCAAGATGCTCGTCATCGACGACGCCGGAACCGAGCTCGCCGCCGCCCAGGTGCCCACACCCTGGCGTGTGGGCGAGGGCGGAACCACCGACATCGACGCGGGCGATCTGCTCGCCGCAGTTCGCGCGCTGATCGATCTGGTGGACGCCGAGCTCGCGCCTCTGACCGCCGACCCGCTCACCTCGCTCGCCGTCGCGGGCATGGGCGAGACCGGCATCCTGATCGACGCGGACGGCGTCGCCGCCGGCCCGGGCTTCGCGTGGTTCGACCCGCGCGGGTGGGAGCAGATCGCCGCGTTCCCCGCCGTCGTGCGCGAGGAGTTCGCCGGACGCACGGGATTGCCCCTCGGCGCCCAGGTGAGCGTCGCCAAGCTCGCGTGGCTGCGCGACCAGGGCACGTCGCTCCAGGGTCTGCGTTGGCTCGACCTCCCCGAGTTCGTCGTCGCCGCCCTCGGGGGAGACGTGGCGCTCGAGCTCTCGCTCGCCTCACGCACCGGGCTCATCGACCAGGACTCCGGTGCGGCCTGGCCCGCGATGCTCGACGCGCTGGGGGTCGACGCCGACCTGTTGCCGCCGCTGCGCGGAGGCGGACTGCCCTGGGGCGTGGCATCCGACGCTCTCGGTCCCCGCGTCGCGGGTGCCGCCCTCGCTGTCGCCGGCCACGATCACCTCGTCGCCGCCCAGGCCAACGGAACCCTGGATGCCGACGGCTACCACGTCTCCCTCGGCACCGCCGAGGTCCTTCTGCGCGTGCTCGACGCGCCCCTGGGCTTCGCCGCACGCCAGCGCCTCGCCGACGCGCTCATCAACGAGGTGCGCCACGTCGTGCCGGGCAAGCACGTGCTCGTCGCGGGCGTCAAGACCGGGCTCCTGCTGCGCCGCGCTCTCCACGCCGCCGGGATCAGCGATCGCGCGGGTCGCGACGCCCTCGACGACGCCGTGATGGCCCTTTCCTATGAAGGGGAACTGCCGGCCGGGGCGATCGAGGTCACCGGCGCCCGCAACGACGACGGCGTCCTGCGTCTGACCCTTCACGCCGAGGCGAGCCCCGCCGAGATCTTCGGCGCCGTGCTCCGGCACAGCAACGACGAGATCGCCCAGCTCATCGCCGCCATGGACCGCGAGGTCGCCCCCGCCACGCACTCCACCCTCACCGGCGGCTGGGCGGGCATGGCCAGCGTCCGGCGCGCCCGCGCCGAGGTGCTCCCGAATCCGTCCCTGTCCACCCGCGAGCAGGACGTCGCGTACGGAGCCGCCGACATGGCGCGGCGCCTCGTCTCGGCATCCGTCCCCTCCTGA
- a CDS encoding LacI family DNA-binding transcriptional regulator: MRDVALRAGVSTKTVSRVFNEDPHVLPDTRALVEAAMRDLNYVPNALATTFRAGRASVIGVAVPDVVDPFFAAIARAVEDLARDRGLSTLVTSLGDDPADERPALESLLGRQLTGLVIAPVGTDHSWLERWRGHTPIVFVDRAPFGLHTDTFTEDDEAGAHLATTHLLSHGHRRIAYIGDMVHLSTETKRVEGWRRALRDAGVDVDERLVASGVSDRESAASALERLRGIDDPPTALFSANARSSMALAHVLRGRPMPYVGFGDFPMADTLTPSVTVIDQDPRRIGALAAERVFARLQPEPGVDLDEVTVIDVSLVERESCGL, encoded by the coding sequence ATGCGCGACGTCGCCCTGCGCGCCGGGGTCAGCACCAAGACCGTGTCGCGGGTCTTCAACGAAGACCCGCACGTGCTCCCCGACACCCGCGCGCTCGTCGAAGCGGCGATGCGCGACCTCAACTACGTCCCCAACGCGCTCGCCACCACCTTCCGCGCCGGGCGCGCCTCGGTGATCGGCGTGGCCGTCCCCGACGTGGTCGACCCGTTCTTCGCCGCGATCGCGCGCGCCGTCGAGGATCTCGCACGCGACCGCGGGCTCTCGACCCTCGTCACGAGCCTCGGCGACGACCCCGCGGATGAGCGTCCCGCCCTCGAGTCTCTGCTCGGGCGCCAGCTGACCGGTCTCGTGATCGCCCCGGTCGGCACCGACCACTCGTGGCTCGAACGCTGGCGGGGGCACACCCCGATCGTCTTCGTCGACCGCGCTCCCTTCGGGCTGCACACCGACACCTTCACCGAGGACGATGAGGCCGGCGCTCACCTCGCCACGACCCACCTGCTCTCGCACGGGCACCGTCGCATCGCCTACATCGGCGACATGGTGCACCTCTCCACCGAGACCAAGCGCGTCGAGGGGTGGCGCCGCGCGCTGCGCGACGCCGGAGTCGATGTCGACGAGCGCCTCGTCGCCTCGGGTGTCTCGGACCGCGAGTCCGCGGCATCCGCCCTCGAACGACTCCGCGGAATCGACGACCCGCCCACGGCCCTGTTCTCGGCGAACGCGCGCTCGTCGATGGCGCTCGCCCACGTTCTGCGGGGCCGGCCGATGCCCTACGTCGGGTTCGGCGACTTCCCCATGGCCGACACCCTGACGCCGTCCGTGACCGTGATCGACCAGGACCCCCGCCGCATCGGCGCGCTCGCCGCCGAGCGGGTGTTCGCGCGCCTGCAGCCCGAGCCCGGGGTCGACCTCGATGAGGTCACGGTCATCGACGTGTCGCTCGTCGAGCGGGAGTCCTGCGGCCTCTGA
- a CDS encoding mannitol dehydrogenase family protein, which translates to MTDLTAAALPSLAANVSVPTYDRSAVRSRIVHFGVGGFHRAHEAMYLDRLLEAGHTDWGLCGVGVLSFDAAMRDALSAQDDLYTLVTTAPDGSSAGRVIGSIVDYLFVPDDPEAVVAKLADPDTAIVSLTITEGGYGIDDATGTYAPRDEATLADLEGALPPRSVMGLLTEGLRRRRDAGIPAFTVMSCDNIQGNGHVARAALLGFAERRDPELARWIARNVSFPNSMVDRITPVTTDETRAAIAEEFGIRDRWPVRAESFEQWVLEDAFPAGRPPFDEVGVQLVDDVEPYELMKLRLLNASHQAMSYLGILSGAHYVHEVCTDDLFVSFLQGYMHAEAIPTLRPVPGIDLDAYCDQLIARFSSEAIRDTLARQVVDGSDRLPKFLLPVVRAQLDSDGRIDHAALVLAGWSVFLEGRTETGEETPAVDSRLDDLRAIVADDPMALLDYAPVFGDLGQNPRLREAYREARTSLATHGARGAIARVIGA; encoded by the coding sequence ATGACCGACCTCACCGCCGCCGCCCTCCCCTCTCTCGCGGCGAACGTGTCCGTCCCGACGTACGACCGCTCGGCCGTGCGGTCGCGCATCGTGCACTTCGGCGTCGGCGGGTTCCACCGGGCGCACGAGGCGATGTACCTCGACCGCCTGCTCGAGGCGGGCCATACGGACTGGGGCCTGTGCGGCGTCGGGGTCCTCTCTTTCGACGCCGCCATGCGTGATGCCCTCTCCGCGCAGGACGACCTCTACACGCTCGTCACCACCGCTCCCGACGGCTCTTCCGCAGGCCGCGTCATCGGCTCCATCGTCGACTACCTCTTCGTCCCCGACGACCCCGAGGCCGTCGTCGCCAAGCTCGCCGACCCCGACACGGCGATCGTCTCGCTCACCATCACCGAGGGCGGCTACGGCATCGACGACGCCACCGGCACCTACGCGCCTCGCGACGAGGCGACGCTCGCCGACCTCGAAGGCGCTCTGCCCCCTCGCAGCGTCATGGGCCTGCTGACCGAGGGGCTGCGCCGACGGCGGGATGCCGGCATCCCGGCGTTCACGGTCATGTCGTGCGACAACATCCAAGGCAATGGTCACGTGGCCCGTGCGGCGCTTCTCGGCTTCGCCGAGCGCCGCGACCCCGAACTCGCACGCTGGATCGCGCGGAACGTCTCGTTCCCCAACTCGATGGTCGACCGCATCACCCCGGTCACCACGGACGAGACGCGGGCCGCGATCGCCGAGGAGTTCGGCATCCGGGACCGCTGGCCCGTCCGCGCGGAGTCGTTCGAGCAGTGGGTGCTCGAAGACGCGTTCCCGGCCGGCCGGCCTCCGTTCGACGAGGTCGGCGTGCAACTCGTCGACGACGTGGAGCCCTACGAGCTCATGAAGCTGCGGCTGCTCAACGCGTCGCACCAGGCGATGAGCTACCTCGGCATCCTGTCGGGGGCGCACTACGTGCACGAGGTGTGCACCGACGACCTGTTCGTGTCGTTCCTGCAGGGCTACATGCACGCAGAGGCCATCCCGACCCTGCGCCCCGTGCCGGGCATCGATCTCGACGCCTACTGCGATCAGCTCATCGCGCGTTTCAGCAGCGAGGCGATCCGCGACACGCTCGCGCGTCAGGTCGTCGACGGCTCCGACCGTCTGCCGAAGTTCCTGCTTCCGGTCGTCCGTGCGCAGCTCGACAGTGACGGACGTATCGACCACGCCGCCCTCGTGCTCGCGGGGTGGAGCGTGTTCCTCGAGGGTCGTACCGAGACCGGCGAAGAGACGCCCGCCGTCGACAGCCGCCTCGACGACCTGCGCGCCATCGTCGCCGACGACCCGATGGCGCTGCTCGACTACGCGCCCGTGTTCGGCGACCTGGGGCAGAACCCGCGCCTGCGCGAGGCCTATCGTGAGGCGCGCACGTCGCTGGCCACCCACGGCGCGCGGGGCGCGATCGCTCGGGTCATCGGCGCCTGA
- a CDS encoding ABC transporter substrate-binding protein, translating into MKWNSKATALTVFGIAATLTLVGCSGGASSGGASAGADGYKIAFVQGVAGDEFYISMQCGIEAEAKAEGATVTTQGPEKFDPTLQKPIVDAVVASKPDALLIAPTDVSAMQAPIAAAEAAGIKVVLVDTTLEDPSGAVSQISSDNEGGGAAAFEAIQKANPNGGKVLVVSTDPGVSTTDARAQGFEDAVKKDSKFSSVGVQYSHNEPSTAAEIVTAALQKDPDIVGIFAANLFAAEGSATGVQQAGKQGAVTIVGFDAGPAQVKALEAGTVQALVAQEPATIGEDGVKQAIAALKGEPTEEKIQTGFTILTKDNINGDGKDAVYKSSC; encoded by the coding sequence ATGAAGTGGAACAGCAAGGCGACCGCACTGACGGTCTTCGGCATCGCAGCGACTCTGACCCTCGTGGGCTGTTCGGGCGGAGCCTCCTCCGGTGGAGCCTCGGCCGGCGCAGACGGCTACAAGATCGCGTTCGTGCAGGGCGTCGCCGGGGATGAGTTCTACATCTCCATGCAGTGCGGCATCGAAGCCGAAGCCAAGGCCGAAGGCGCCACCGTCACCACCCAGGGCCCCGAGAAGTTCGACCCGACCCTGCAAAAGCCGATCGTCGACGCCGTGGTCGCGTCCAAGCCCGACGCGCTCCTCATCGCACCCACCGACGTCTCCGCCATGCAGGCGCCCATCGCCGCGGCCGAAGCCGCCGGGATCAAGGTCGTCCTCGTCGACACGACCCTGGAAGACCCCTCCGGTGCCGTGTCGCAGATCTCCTCCGACAACGAAGGCGGCGGAGCCGCGGCGTTCGAGGCGATCCAGAAGGCCAACCCGAACGGCGGGAAGGTCCTCGTCGTCTCCACCGACCCGGGTGTGTCCACCACCGACGCCCGCGCGCAGGGCTTCGAAGACGCCGTCAAGAAGGACAGCAAGTTCTCCTCCGTCGGGGTGCAGTACTCGCACAACGAGCCCTCCACCGCCGCGGAGATCGTGACGGCGGCCCTGCAGAAGGACCCCGACATCGTCGGCATCTTCGCCGCCAACCTCTTCGCCGCCGAGGGCTCCGCCACCGGTGTCCAGCAGGCCGGCAAGCAGGGCGCCGTGACGATCGTCGGGTTCGACGCCGGTCCCGCCCAGGTCAAGGCCCTCGAAGCCGGCACCGTCCAGGCCCTCGTCGCCCAGGAGCCCGCCACCATCGGCGAAGACGGCGTCAAGCAGGCCATCGCCGCCCTGAAGGGCGAACCCACCGAGGAGAAGATCCAGACCGGATTCACCATCCTCACCAAGGACAACATCAACGGCGACGGCAAGGACGCGGTCTACAAGTCCAGCTGCTGA
- a CDS encoding ABC transporter permease yields MSTTTPPTETVAIGTFDDNQKVNPVRRILRTQAFQILLVLLAIIIVFSIIAPESFAQWTNFRLIIQNASILAVLAVGMTYVIITAGIDLSVGSVLVFSGVVSAIVMRAMGGEGWGVATVGILIAILSGVCWGLLNGFLIAKAKIPPLIVTLGSLGMALGLAQILTGGVDIRDVPTVLTVSIGYGNVFGSVPIISVIALVVVVIGAIVLHFTRFGLYTLAVGSSEIAARRVGVKVDAQLIKIYTISGALAGLGGILSLSQFSTTAIAGQSQTNLNVIAAVVIGGTSLFGGVGTIMGTVVGLFIPAVLQNGFVITGVQPFWQQVAVGAVLIAAVYVDQVRRSAAMRGNTQSLWRKFVSGGRRG; encoded by the coding sequence GTGAGCACCACGACTCCCCCCACCGAGACCGTCGCGATCGGCACGTTCGACGACAACCAGAAGGTCAACCCGGTCCGCCGGATCCTGCGCACGCAGGCCTTCCAGATCCTCCTGGTGCTGCTGGCCATCATCATCGTCTTCAGCATCATCGCGCCCGAATCGTTCGCGCAGTGGACCAACTTCCGCCTCATCATCCAGAACGCCTCGATCCTCGCCGTCCTCGCCGTCGGCATGACCTACGTGATCATCACCGCGGGCATCGACCTGTCCGTGGGATCGGTCCTCGTGTTCTCCGGCGTCGTCTCGGCCATCGTCATGCGGGCGATGGGCGGAGAGGGCTGGGGCGTCGCGACCGTCGGCATCCTCATCGCGATCCTCAGCGGCGTCTGCTGGGGACTGCTGAACGGGTTCCTCATCGCCAAGGCCAAGATCCCGCCGCTCATCGTGACCCTGGGCTCGCTCGGCATGGCGCTGGGTCTCGCACAGATCCTCACGGGCGGCGTCGACATCCGCGACGTCCCCACCGTGCTCACCGTCTCGATCGGCTACGGCAACGTGTTCGGCAGTGTCCCGATCATCAGCGTCATCGCTCTCGTGGTCGTCGTGATCGGCGCGATCGTGCTGCACTTCACCCGATTCGGCCTCTACACGCTGGCCGTCGGCTCGAGCGAAATCGCTGCCCGTCGCGTCGGTGTCAAGGTCGACGCTCAGCTGATCAAGATCTACACGATCTCGGGTGCCCTGGCCGGGCTCGGCGGCATCCTGTCGCTCTCGCAGTTCTCGACGACAGCGATCGCCGGTCAGTCACAGACCAACCTCAACGTCATCGCCGCGGTCGTGATCGGCGGCACCTCGCTCTTCGGCGGGGTCGGCACGATCATGGGCACGGTCGTGGGCCTCTTCATCCCGGCGGTGCTGCAGAACGGCTTCGTCATCACCGGTGTCCAGCCCTTCTGGCAGCAGGTCGCGGTCGGCGCGGTGCTGATCGCCGCGGTCTACGTCGACCAGGTCCGCCGCTCGGCCGCCATGCGCGGCAACACCCAGAGCCTCTGGCGCAAGTTCGTCAGCGGAGGTCGGCGCGGCTGA
- a CDS encoding ATP-binding cassette domain-containing protein, producing MSTTTTTPVLQARGLSRQFGSVRALNNVDFEVYPGEVTALIGDNGAGKSTLVKALSGNLAVDEGEILFDGKPIDMSNPQVASSLGIETVYQDLALAPHLDPVQNMYLGREIRRPGLAGALGFMKTKDMAKASRAAFDELGATVRSLTSPVGEMSGGQRQAIAIARAVHWASRVVFLDEPTAALGVRQTKNVLETIRRVRDKGIAVVFISHSMPHVIDVSDRIQVLRLGTRVANIDAKDTSMEELVGLMTGAVTKDDQK from the coding sequence ATGAGCACCACCACGACCACCCCGGTGCTGCAGGCGCGGGGCCTGTCGCGCCAGTTCGGATCCGTCCGCGCCCTCAACAACGTCGATTTCGAGGTCTACCCGGGCGAGGTCACCGCGCTCATCGGCGACAACGGCGCGGGCAAGTCCACGCTCGTGAAAGCGCTGTCGGGAAACCTCGCGGTCGACGAGGGCGAGATCCTCTTCGACGGCAAGCCGATCGACATGTCGAACCCGCAGGTCGCGTCGTCGCTCGGCATCGAGACCGTCTACCAGGACCTCGCCCTCGCCCCCCACCTCGACCCGGTGCAGAACATGTACCTGGGTCGGGAGATCCGTCGCCCCGGGCTGGCCGGTGCTCTCGGCTTCATGAAGACCAAGGACATGGCCAAGGCCTCGCGCGCCGCGTTCGACGAGCTGGGTGCCACGGTCCGCAGCCTGACCTCCCCCGTCGGCGAGATGTCGGGCGGACAGCGCCAGGCCATCGCGATCGCCCGCGCGGTGCACTGGGCCTCGCGCGTGGTCTTCCTCGACGAGCCGACCGCCGCGCTCGGCGTGCGTCAGACGAAGAACGTGCTCGAGACCATCCGCCGGGTACGTGACAAGGGCATCGCCGTGGTCTTCATCTCGCACTCGATGCCGCACGTGATCGACGTCTCCGACCGCATCCAGGTGCTGCGCCTGGGCACCCGCGTCGCCAACATCGACGCGAAAGACACCTCCATGGAAGAACTCGTCGGGCTCATGACCGGCGCCGTCACGAAGGACGACCAGAAGTGA
- a CDS encoding nucleoside/nucleotide kinase family protein: MTHTPPTAATPAAATLRLDDLVTRARRLVDSGERRVLGLTGTPGAGKSTVSDALLAALGADAVLVGMDGFHLANEELVRLGRRDRKGAPDTFDVEGYIALLDRIRAGRAVYAPRFDRDLEESIGSAVLVPADVPLVITEGNYLLHDALGWDAVASRLDEAWFLDVDADARRDRLVARRLSHGHPREEAVAWVRDVDEANALIVERGRHRADLVITVTDAPSRIVGHHEGASS; this comes from the coding sequence GTGACCCACACCCCGCCCACTGCCGCGACGCCCGCCGCCGCGACCCTGCGCCTCGACGATCTCGTCACCCGAGCGCGCCGGCTGGTCGACTCGGGCGAGCGTCGCGTTCTCGGGCTCACGGGCACCCCGGGCGCGGGCAAGTCCACCGTCAGCGACGCGTTGCTCGCCGCTCTCGGCGCCGACGCCGTTCTCGTCGGCATGGACGGCTTCCACCTCGCGAACGAGGAGCTCGTACGGCTCGGCCGCCGGGACCGGAAGGGCGCCCCCGACACATTCGACGTCGAGGGCTACATCGCTCTGCTCGATCGCATCCGCGCCGGCCGCGCGGTGTACGCCCCGCGCTTCGACCGCGACCTCGAGGAGTCGATCGGCTCCGCGGTCCTCGTCCCGGCCGACGTCCCGCTGGTCATCACCGAGGGCAACTACCTGCTGCACGACGCTCTCGGGTGGGATGCCGTGGCATCCCGTCTCGACGAGGCCTGGTTCCTCGACGTCGACGCCGACGCGCGCCGCGACCGCCTCGTGGCGCGCCGCCTCTCGCACGGCCACCCCCGGGAAGAGGCTGTCGCCTGGGTCCGCGACGTCGACGAAGCCAACGCCCTCATCGTCGAGCGGGGCCGCCACCGCGCCGATCTCGTCATCACCGTCACCGACGCTCCCAGCCGGATCGTCGGACATCACGAAGGAGCTTCCTCATGA
- a CDS encoding SDR family oxidoreductase: MTELTDRTILVTGAGGGIGGATVRHLVAAGATVLAAGRTADSVAAIAAETGAEPVVFDLESEDEIRTAIEGRDIYGVVNCGGWGGEIATPMETDIDVFDKVMSINARGSLLVTKYASREMIRVGKGGAIVNVSSQASLVALTGHISYGSSKAALDNITRVSALELGGYGIRVNSVNPTVVMTPMSAWYWGRPDIEGPFLEAMPLHKWATEDDIAAPIVFLLSDGAAMISGVSLPIDGGYSSR; this comes from the coding sequence ATGACCGAACTCACCGACCGCACCATCCTCGTCACCGGCGCCGGTGGCGGTATCGGCGGCGCGACCGTGCGCCACCTCGTCGCGGCGGGCGCCACCGTGCTCGCGGCCGGCCGCACGGCCGACAGCGTCGCCGCGATCGCCGCCGAGACCGGCGCCGAGCCCGTCGTGTTCGACCTCGAGTCCGAGGACGAGATCCGCACGGCCATCGAGGGCCGCGACATCTACGGCGTCGTGAACTGCGGTGGGTGGGGCGGCGAGATCGCCACCCCCATGGAGACCGACATCGATGTCTTCGACAAGGTCATGAGCATCAACGCGCGCGGTTCGCTGTTGGTGACCAAGTACGCGTCGCGCGAGATGATCCGCGTCGGCAAGGGCGGCGCGATCGTCAACGTCTCGAGCCAGGCCAGCCTCGTCGCCCTCACCGGGCACATCTCGTACGGCTCGTCGAAAGCCGCGCTCGACAACATCACGCGCGTCTCGGCCCTCGAACTGGGCGGCTACGGCATCCGCGTCAACAGCGTCAACCCGACCGTCGTCATGACGCCGATGTCGGCCTGGTACTGGGGGCGCCCCGACATCGAGGGCCCCTTCCTCGAGGCGATGCCGCTGCACAAGTGGGCGACCGAAGACGACATCGCCGCCCCGATCGTCTTCCTTCTCAGCGACGGCGCCGCCATGATCTCGGGCGTCTCGCTCCCCATCGACGGCGGCTACTCCAGCCGCTGA
- a CDS encoding glutathione peroxidase — protein sequence MDLSGIPITTIRGEQTTFGGLTDGKAALVVNVASRCGLAPQYEALEALHKKYADRGFTVIGFPSNQFLQELSDEEKIAEYCSATWGVTFPMSEKVKVNGRHAHPLYQELTQTPDAEGKKGRISWNFEKFVVAPDGRVTRFSPRTLPDAPEVIAAIEDALPN from the coding sequence ATGGACCTCTCCGGCATCCCGATCACGACCATCCGCGGCGAGCAGACGACCTTCGGTGGCCTCACCGACGGCAAGGCGGCGCTCGTCGTCAACGTCGCTTCGCGGTGCGGTCTCGCGCCGCAGTACGAGGCGCTCGAGGCGCTGCACAAGAAGTACGCGGACCGCGGGTTCACGGTCATCGGCTTCCCGAGCAACCAGTTCCTGCAGGAGCTGAGCGACGAAGAGAAGATCGCGGAGTACTGCTCGGCGACGTGGGGTGTGACCTTCCCGATGTCGGAGAAGGTCAAGGTCAACGGGCGCCACGCGCACCCGCTCTACCAGGAGCTCACGCAGACCCCGGATGCCGAGGGCAAGAAGGGCCGCATCTCGTGGAACTTCGAGAAGTTCGTCGTCGCGCCCGACGGTCGCGTGACTCGTTTCAGCCCGCGCACGCTGCCGGACGCCCCCGAGGTCATCGCCGCGATCGAGGACGCGCTGCCGAACTGA